The genomic region ACGCGGCGTCTTCAAATTCAGCGATCATGTCACCCCGCTTGAAGAATCCCAGGTCTCCGCCGTCCGGCCCGGTGGGGCAGATGGAGTATTCCCTGGCAAGATCGTTGAAGCTTTCCCCCTCATTGAGCAGCTCGAGGATCTCTTCCGCCTCCTCTTGGGTATCGACGAGGATATGGCGGACCCTGATGGTCTCGGCGTTATCGAAGGCGTCCTTGTTTTCCTCGTAAAATGCGAGGATATCCTCAGTAGACGGTGTCACGAGGCCCTTGCTCAGCTCTCTCCTGAGATATTCTTCGATAATGACGGAGCGTTTCGCCTTTTCCGCCATATACATCACGTAGGGATCGTCGAGAATGCCCTCCTTTCCCGCCTCATGATAGAGGATTTCCTCCATCACGAGATTTTCCAGGTATTGTTTTTTCCCCTCGGGCGTGGAGAGGATTGGGGCCACCTCGGGCGGCAGGGATTCATACATATCCCTGAATTCATCGGCGGAAATACTCCATCCCTCACCCTCGGCAACCTTTTTTGCGCAGCCGAATACGAAGAGTGAAACGATAAGCATCACAACGGTCATGACATATGCGGTCGGGTTTTTCATGTTTATAACTCCCTGGATGTTTGTATGAGTGTATCCTCCACGTTTGAAAGTGTCAAGGCCTTTTGACGGAGTTCGGGAGTGCAATCAGTAGACGAGAACCGTATTGACCGCATCCCGCACGACGGACACCCGCGGGGCCTCCAATCCTGCGGCCCGTATGTGTGATAAGGCCGCATCGACGGCGCCCGGAAACGATTCCTCGGCCCTGAAAAAGCCGAGGGCGGCCGGACCCTCCGGGAGGGAGGCGAGGGCCTCGGAACAGACCAAGAGGAGTCCGCCGTTTTGCGTGAATTCCAGGGGATTGATGAACTTGTGGTCTCCGAGGACGTAGGCCCCTTTCAGGTGTGTTTCGAGGCTCCCCGGCACGCTCCCCATGGCCAGGGTGCGGGAAAAATGCGGGGGGCCGACGCCGTCGGGGGCGGCTGCGACGAGGAGATAGACGCCGCCCGGATTCAGGACGCAGCGAATGTTTTCAAAGGATTTCATCGCCTGGTACAGGTCCCGATCCATGGGGGATTCGGCCAGGGCGATGACGATATCCGCCCTATCCGCAGGTGTGGAGTAGACGGCGTCCACGATGCCGCGAAGCGGATCGACGGCGTCCAGTATGGGCGCCGCCGTCAGGGCGTGGATGTCGCCGTTGTGGGAGACGGCGTTGATCCCTGTGATTGACTCACCCCCCGCCTCCCGGTGGGCGTCGATGACAAGCCGTGTCGCCTCTTCCAGGTCCTCATGGAGCGGATTCCCGTCCGTTTTCATGTGCGTGGATGCTGGATGCGACGCAAGGCTGTGGTTTTTTCGAATCGTCTCAAACGCGCTTATTCCCGGGATCAGCGATTTTCGCCCCCCGGTATAGCCGGCGAACCAGTGGGGCTCCACACTGCCGATGGCAATGATCCGGCGATGGGCAAACAAACGCTCGGAGACCGCCACCTCCGTCCCCCGGCGGGTGACTCCCACCGTTCTCATGGGGTCGTCCCGGCAGTCGTGTATGTGAAAGCCGCCGGTGTGGGAAGAGGACGTTTTCCCCAGTATTGCCCGCTTGACGGCGTCGGGATTGCCGGAGAGTGTGTGGGCGCCGGTGGCCACCAAGACGTCGCACGAGAGGATATCGGGATGCGTGTCGGCAAGGGCGGTGAAGATGACTTCCGTGGGCGTGGGTCGATCCAGATCGTTGACGATGATGAGTGTCTCCCGATCGATCTGGAACGGGAGGGTCAGGGCGTTCTTCAGTTTCTCGGGGGAGAGGATCTCCTTCGGCCGGGATGGAGCGAAGATCTGAATATCACATGAGGACGGGAGAGAGCATTCGAGCCTCCGTGGGCCGTCGGCCGCGGTATATGGAATTGAGATGGACATCCGATGTGTCATATTTCCCGCATTCGAACGGGACTATTCCCGTATCATGATGTCCCCCCGGGAGACGAGGGCTCGAAACAGCTTCAGCTCATCCAGGAGCGCCCGGTCCCTCTTCTTCCGGTGTTCTTCCTTGATATGTTCCGGGTAGGAATAGAATCCGCCGTCCCCCTTGAAGCCGAGCTTTCCCGCGTTCACCTTTTCGGTGAGGATCGCCGGGGCCTGGGTCTCGTTGGAGATGAGGGGAAAAATTACGCCGGATGCCGCCGCGATGGTGTCGAGCCCGACCATATCCATGTGCTCCAGGGGGCCGTGGACCACGCCCCGGAGGGCCGAGCAGCACTTGAATGCGGTGTCCATCTCCTCCGGCTCGGCCAGTCCCTGTTCCAAAAGATACAGGGCCTCCCGCATGACCGCTACCTGGATGCGGTTGACGAGAAAGCCTGGGAGGAATTTATTGAGCACCACCACGTACTTGCCGATTTTGGCGTAGAAGGAGCGCAGCGCCGATATCACGTCATCCGGTGTGTCGGGCGTCTTGACGATTTCCACCAGTGGCATGATGTGGGCGGGATTGAAGTAGTGCATGATGATGAGGCGTCCGGGACGGATGTCCGGGTACATCTGGGGGACGGGGAAAGACGAGGTGTTGCTCCCGATGACGGCCTCGGGCGAAAGCAGCGTATCGAGCTCTCGAAACACCGCCTCCTTGATCTCGGGGTTTTCGGTTACCGCCTCCACCGCCAGGTCGGCGCCGACGGCCGCCGATTGCAGGTCGCGGGAAAACTCGATTCTCTTCATGACGTCGGGGACGTCCGCGGGATCGACAAATCCCTGCTGTTCAAACAGCTCCAGTGCCTCCTCGATGGTCCTTTTTCCCTCCGACAGGGCGTGTGTATCCGTATCCGTAAGGGCGACGTCTACACCCCCCTGTGCGAAGCTCAGGGCGATGCCGGGACCCATCACGCCGGAGCCGACCACCAGTACCTTATTGAAAGTCATATGCGCTGCCTCTTTGTCTGATTGATCCTATTGATTTTCCTTCTGTCGATGATATCCGACATACAGTGATGCAATTATCCGTCAATCGGACGGGTCGGTCAAGCCGATAATCGGTTTGTTTTTGTCGTATCCCGCCGCTTTCGCCCTTGCCAGCGGGGGACAAGTGTGGTGTAATGAGGTGGTTTTTGGACCGTTCGGGTCGGGCATGACCCGAAAGATGGTTTCATCGATGTTGAGATATGTGGGACAAAAACAGATGACACGACAGATAATCACCACGAAAGATTTCGGCGGGCACATCGGGGAGAGGCGGGCCATACGGGGATGGCTCATGAACACCCGGGGAAGCGGCCAGGTGGCGTTTCTCATCGTCCGGGATGCGGCCGGTATCGTACAGTGCGTCATGGAGAACGACCAGGTGGGGGACGATCTGTTCGACCGCGCCCGGCATTTGGGCCAGGAGTCGGCGCTGTACATCGCGGGAGTCATCCGAGAGGAGCCGAGGGCGCCGGGGGGGTACGAGCTTCTGGCCGACGAGATCGAGGTCATCAGCGAGTCGACGGATTTTCCCATCACCCCCAAGTCCCACGGCGTCGATTTTCTCCTCTCCAACCGGCACCTGTGGCTGCGCTCACGGAGGCAGCTCGCGATCATGCGCATCCGCGACGAGGTGATCTGGGCCATACGGTCCTTTTTCAGGGACAACGGCTTTCTCCTCATCGACAGCCCCATCCTTACAGGCAGCATCGGCGAGAGCGCCGGGACGCTCTTTTCCACCGAGTACTTCGACCTGGGCACCGCCTACCTGGCCCAGACCGGCCAGCTCTACCTGGAGGCGGCGATCTACGCCTTCGAGAAGGTCTTCTGCTTCGGCCCCACGTTCCGGGCGGAAAAATCCAAGACGCGGCGCCACCTCGCCGAGTTCTGGATGGTCGAGGGGGAGATGGCCTTCGTGGATTCAAGCGGGAACATGGACCTGCAGGAAGAGCTGGTGAGTTATATCGTGGCCCAGGTGCTTGAAAACCGCTCTGCGGAATTGTCCTCCCTCAAGCGGGATACCGAGCCGCTTATGCGGGTGAAGCCCCCATTTCACCGCGTCTCATACGACGAGGCGGTTGATCGGCTCAAAGAGTCCGGAAGCGCCATCGAATGGGGGAAGGACCTGGGGGCGGAGGACGAGGCGATCCTGACGAAACAGTTCGACAGGCCGGTCTTCGTCTATGACTACCCGAAGGGGGCCAAGGCCTTTTACATGAAGCGCCATCCCGAGCGTGACGATCTCGTCAAGTGCAGCGACCTTCTGGCGCCGGAGGGGTACGGGGAGATCATCGGCGGCTCCCAGCGGGAGGACGACTATGATGAGCTGCTGGCGCGCATCCGCGAGGAGGGGCTCCCCGAGGAGGCCTACGGCTGGTACCTGGACCTGCGGCGATACGGTTCGGTGATTCACTCCGGCTTCGGTCTGGGAATCGAGCGGGCGGTGGCGTGGATCTGTGGCATCGAGCATCTGAGGGAGGCGATACCCTTCCCCCGGATGATGGGGCGCATATACCCGTAGATCAGCTATCCAGGAGCTTCAGGGATTCCCAAATGAACGCGGGCAGGTCCGACGGCTGCCTGCTGGTGACCAGGTTTCCGTCCACGATGACCTCTTTATCCTCGTATCTCGCCCCGGCGTTGATGATGTCCTGGACGATGGATTTATAGCCGGTGACGTGTCTCCCTTCCAGCGTCTTGGCGGTGATGAGTATCTGGGGGGCGTGGCAGATGGAAAAGACCGGCTTTCCCGCCTCCATGAACGCCCTCACGAAGGCCACAGGCCCTTCGTGGGCCCGCAGCTTGTCCGGAGAGTAGCCCCCCGGGATCAGGAGGGCGTCGAACTCGTCGGGGGTGACATCACTGAAGGAGACATCGACGGTCACCTTCGTCCACTCCTTCTTGCCGATGACGTCGTCTTTAGCGACGAGCCCCACCGTCACCACCGTGTGCCCCGCCTCCCTGAAGGCGCTCACCGGCTTTGTGTATTCCACGTCCTCGAACCAGTCGGTCAGTATCGCCGCTATCTTCGCCATGAAAGCATTCTCCTCAGAAATGAGATGGAGGGGAACGGGCCGCAGAGATGCGGCCGTCCTCCCCCGTTCATGTTACACCGTGAACGACCGTTCCGCCGCTAAAAAAACGGATGCTCCCCAATCCCCCCCGTCAGGCCGGGGAATCTCCCTTCCGCGCGTCGCCTATGTGAAGAGCGAGGCTCCCCAGGCCCAGGATCCAGACGATGAGTATCGCGATGATGTTGATGATGGGAATAATGACAATCAGAAAGAAGATGATCAATCCCACAAGGAGCTTCAACCAGTATGCGGCGTCGGTTTTTTTGAAGAGCGAAAAGACGAGGCCGCCCAGGGCCGCGGAGACGATGATCTCCCCGATGAAGATGCCGACGCAGTAGGCGATGCCCACGAGTATCCCCAAGGGGATGCCCACGACGGTTACCAGGAGCACCAGCACCGCCAGCGGCGTCAGGAGGAACACCAGGACCCCCCAGCCCAGGTTCTGTGAGAATTGGGAGAAGACCCGATCGACCGTGCCCTTTGTGAAATTCGGGAAGAAACCGAAGAGCGCCATACCGACGATGAAATAACCGATCAGTCCCGCGAATCCGAAAAACGCGATAACGCCCCAGCCCGGCACCCCGGCCTCCCGTGAAACCTCCGGCATTTCGGTGACGGCGCCGTTGATGGTGACGTCTTCGGCCCTCTCGAACGTCTTGGCACTGTAGGTGAGGTCGCCCTCGATGACGGTTCCCGCGAGAATTTCACAGGTGCCCGCCTGGATGTAGGTGTCTTTCTCGAACGCTCCGGAGAGCCGCACCACGCCGCCGCCGCAGTTGACCTCGTCATTGAAGGTCCCGGAAAGCTCCAGCGTGCCGCCCGCGGCATGGAGGATCGTGTCAAAGACGCCGGACAGCTCCACGTCGCCCCCCAGGATGTAGGTCTCTCCCGAGACCGGCCCGTCAACAATGACGTCTCCGCCCATGGCGTAGAGATCGCCCGTCACCGTGCCGGACAGGGTGATGTTCGATCCCAGAAGATAGAGGGCGCCCTCCACGTCTCCCAGGATGGTGATGTCCCCGGCGATAACGTAGAGATCCTCGGAGACGGTCTCGCCCGCCTCCAAGAGATAGGCGCTGTCGGCCACATAGCGCTCACCGGCGCACGCCAGGGAGGGTATCAGCAGTATAAGGGCGGTCGCGAGAACAAAGGTTTTCCTTTTGATCATGCGTTCACCTCATAAAAAATGGTTTTATATGGAATAGTCGTATATCGTCTGTATCTTATCAACCGGGCTTGTGGGTGTCAAGACGGGTCGATTCTCACGCTCTGTCCCGTTCGGATGAAGTGGACGACGCCGAAGACCCGGACTCCGTCGCCCGCGCCCGCCCGAACCACGGCGTCGGTATAGGCCGATATCTGTTCCCGGTAGCGACTGGCGGCGCGTTCCGCGTCTTCCGGCGCAATGCGGTCGGTCTTGTAATCGAGGACGACAATACCCTCATTTGTCCGATAGCACAGGTCGATGCGCCCGGTCAGCAGACAATCGCCGTCGATGGATATCAGGGGTATCTCCCGTCCCAGGACGGCGCCTTCGGAGATCTCCCAGTAAAGGGGCGAGGCGATGAACGCCCCCACCAATCGGGTCGACTCTGCGCATATGGAGGGATACTCGGGGTCGGCGTCGTCCAGGGAGGCGGCCGCCCGCCCGACCAGACCTTCCGGGTCGTCGGAACCGTCGAACAGGGCGAGCTCCAGGGCGTCGTGCACCACGATACCCACCAGACGGGCGCGATCCGACAAATCGGCCGCCGCCTCCCCCTCCTCCGGGGGAACAACGAACAGCTCCTCGTCCGGCTCATGGAGGGATTTTCTCTCCGTCACGGAGATGAAGAGCCTTCGCTCCCTCGCGCGACGCATCTCCTCTTTCCGGGCCGCCTCCCGCCGCCTCACCTCGTCAAGAAACGATGTGTCCACGCTCCCCTCCAGGTACTCTCCGGCCTGGGGGGCGCGGAGCCGGGCCGAGACCTCGCTTTTTATATCATCCGAAAGTTCCGTCAAGTGAATCGAGACGTCTTTTTCCGATTCGTTCGCGGAACAAAAATCGATGATGTCCTTCATGAAGCCGCTGCTTTTTTTGGGCGAGCCGATCAGGATGAGCCGATCCCTCGCCCGGGTTGCCGCAACGTAGAGGAGCCTTTTCTCCTCGCTCTCGTATCGATCTTTCGCGCGCTCCTTGATGTGCGTGTCATACGTCATATCCCGGACGCCCGCCGCCCGTACGCCGACCCGGATGGAGCCGCCCTCCTCGATGATATACACGCCGTCTTCCGCCTTATATTTGATTTCCCGGCCCAGATTCGGCAGCACGACGACGGGAAACTCCAGCCCCTTGGCCTTATGGATGGTCATGATCCTGACGGCGTCCTGCCCCTCGTCGGCCACCGTCTCCTCCCCCTCGTCTTTGTCCGACTCGGCGAGGTGAGAGAGGGTCTTGATGAAATCGGGAAGGGTGAGCCTCGCCTGGGCCTCCCGCTCCCGGGCGATTCTCTGGATCTTCAGGAGGTTTCCCACCCGCTGGGGGCCGCCGGGGCCGAAGGCGTGTATCTCCAGCATATCGGTCTGTCGGTAGACCTCCTCGATCAGTCCGGACACGAACCGGTCGCCCCGGATCCTGTTCAGCTCCCGAAGGATTCGGAAGACCTCTTTCGCGGGCTCCGGCGGGTTACTTGTGAGGTAGTCGAGCAGGTCGTCGGTCTTGAGCTCGTAGATCGTGCGATCGTCCACGCCGAACACCGGGGACCGCAGAACCGCCACCAGGGCCTTTCGGTCCGTGGGATCCTGGGCCGTCGCCAGGATATGGGCCAGATCGTATATCTCCTGGCGCTGGTAGTATCCCCGGCCGCCCAGGATATGATAGGGGATGTTTTCCGTCTTGAGGGCCTCCTCGTAGACCGGGGAGGTATTTGCGAGGGACCGGAGCAGCACGGCGATGTCTCCATATCCGGGGGGACGGGTAATGCCGGTCTTTTTATCCCGGATGAAGGCGCCGTCGTTCTTCAGGACGACGAGCTCCTGGATGCGCCGGGCGATGAAGGCCGCCTCGAGGCGGCGCACCTCGTCGGTGGTGATCTTATCCGTTCCCGCGTCGGAGTCGACCGCCTCCACCAGGGGGGGCGCCGCCCCCGGGACGTCGTCGCGATCGGGATTCATCACCTGGTAGTCCACGGAATAGGACTCCTCCCGGTAGCTGATGAAGTCTTCAAAAAAGAGGTTCTGAAACCGGACGAGGTGCCGCTGGCTTCGGTAGTTCTTCTCCAGCCGCTCCACTACCCCTCCGGAGTCCTCGATTCTTTTCATCGTCTGATAGAAGAGGCCGATGTCCGCATCGGTGAAGCCGTAGATGGACTGCTGGGGATCGCCGACGATGAAGAGCCTCCCCGGACCCGGGACTGCGTCCTCGGGCCGCTTCGCCACAGGTGACCGCTCCGCCAGAAGGAGGATGAGCTTCGTCTGGATCGGGTCGGTATCCTGGAATTCGTCGACGAGGATGCACTCGAAGAGCCTCTGGTACCGGTTCCTGACGGCCATGTTGTCCCGAACCAGGAGGTATGCCTGGAAGAGGAGGTCGAAGTAGGTAAGCGCCCCACGGCGGTTTCGCTCGGCGGCGCGAAAGGCGACGTAGTCGGACAGGACCTCCACCCCGACGCCGACGAGAGAGTCCTCGTCCATGAGGGCGAGGAATTCGGGGATTTTTTTTATTTCGTCGACGGCGTCGCTTCTCAGATCCATCGCCCGCTGGAACGTCCCCTCGTCCCGCCATTTCTTCTTGCTCCCGCCCTTTTTTTGTATGGGGGCTTGAGAAAACGCGTCCCATATCTCTTCGAGGCTCTCGCGCTTCAGGATGTCAGAGAGGAAGCGGCAGTGATTGAGGAGTTTATCCTCGTCGTCGGCATCTTGGAGATAAGCGCCCATCTCCTCGGCGAGGGAGTGAAGCAAATCGAGGCGCCGCCGCTCCTCGTCTTCCTGGGCGGATTCCCTCCGGTGCTCCCGATATTGCTCCAGCTTGTCCGGCCTCTTCGCGAGGGTTTCGGCGAAAAGCTTCATCCCCGAGACCCCCAGGTATTTGATGAGCGTCACGACCTGTTCATCGTGCGCCCCCCCTCCCGCGAACACCCGGCCCGTCCACTCGTTCCAGATCTCGTCGTCCAGGATGCGTCCTTCGGTGTCGTCGGTGACGGTGAAGTTCGGGTCGATGCCCGCCTCCAGAGGGTTTTCCCGGAGTATCCGGGAGGCCAGGGCGTGGATGGTACTGATCTGGGCCTGTTCCAGGGAGATCAGGGCGTCGTTCCAGCCCCCGTCCGGGTCGTCCGCCGCTCGCCGCATGATCTCGCTTCTGAGGCGCTCCTTGATCTCCGCCGCCGCCGCCTCGGTGAAGGTGATAGCGGCGATGCGCTCAAGGGGGATTTTTCGCTCCGTGGCAAGGGCGATGATCTCCCCGATGAGCCGGGTGGTCTTCCCGGAGCCGGCCCCGGCGATGACGACCCGGTTTTCCCCCTTCGATGCCGTGTCAGTCATCGGTGTCCTCTTCTTCTTGTGTCACCGTATCGAGGCCGAGGGATGCCAGTGTCTTGTCCTTTCTGATCTGTGCGATGTCTTTCGGCCCCGATCGACAGTGATTTTTATGTTCACAGAATCGGCATCCCCGCTCCGGCACCACGCCGGCGGGAAAGAAGACGCCGGCGTGCATCATCTCCACGAACCGGTGGGTGTGGGAGATGGCGGCGTCGATGATGTCCGGGGATGTGCTCAGGTCTATTCGTTCCTCTCTCTCTTTTCCGATCGGTTTCTCCATGTATATGTGGGAGGTCGCAAAAGGATCGAGGCCGCCCGAAAAGAGGATGTCCCGGGCGGCGACGAGATAGAGGGGAAGCTGGAGCGAAAGCCCCTTTCGTATTCGGGTGGGAAGGCCGATATCCGACGGCCTTCTGGTCTTGTAGTCGATCACTGCAAACACGCCTGCTTCTTCATCCACATCGACACGGTCGATCTTTCCGGTTATCTCCACCGTTCCCGAGGGCGTTTCGATAAAAAGCGGAGGCGTTGCCTCCTCGTTGTCTTCGTAGGGCAAAAAGCCGAAGCGCCACTCGAAGAAGCGGGGGACGACCCCCCCGGATGTTCTTTCCGCCTCATAATTCAGGGCGTCCGAGAGGTTCTCGGCGATGATCTCCCGGCGGGCCCGCTGAACAAGGGCGGGGATCGGCCCCATGTGGTGCGTCAGATCGTCGTCGATGATGAGGGAAAGCCGCTCAAAGGCTGTGTGCAGCGAGGCGTCGGTGACGGGAAGGAGGTGTTCCCGCTTCAGGGAAAGGAAGAGCCGGTAGAGGATCCGGTGGTAGGCGCTCCCGATGTCCGTGCGCTCCATATCCACCGGCAGCTCCGGCTCCTCGATGTCCCCCGTCTCCAGCACGTATTCCATGAAGAACCGAAACGGACAGAGGGCGAAGGTCTCGAGCCTTCGGGAGCTCAGGCGCCGGCACGCTTCCGTGAGCCCCTCCCGGGGGCCGATGAGGCCGTCGTATACGCCGAATGGATTGAAAAGAGATCTTCCGTCCAGGGCCCGGATGCCCCGTGCGAGGCTCGGGGACGTGTGGACCACCGCCCGGGCGGGGGCGACGAGATCCTTCTGAAAGGCCACGAGGAAGCTGGATGTGCGAAGGTCCTTCTCGGTGTATCGGGCACACGTCGGGTCCAGGGCGGCGTAACGGGGGGCCGACTCCGGAACGGCGGCGGCGTCCGTGTGGCCCCCCGCCATGAGTCCTTCCAGCACGATGGAGGGAATGGCCTTTCTCCCCCGGTCGTCGCTCCGCTGGTAGACGAGCGTAAGCTCCCGCCGGGCGGCGCCCGTCGCCAGGGAAAACAGGAGCAGGTCTTCGGGATAGAGCGACCGGGAGGTGGGGAGCCCCAGTTTCTCCCGTGTCGCGTCGCCCAGGAGGGGGTCGTCTCCCTTCCTTCGGGGAAAGACCTGTCCGTTCATGCCCATGACGATCAGGACATCGAAAGAGAGCCCCCGGATGCCCAGAAGATCACTGACGAATACGCCGTCCGTGTCCGGGTCGTCCGGGAGCGTTCTTTCTTCGATACTCCCCGAAAGGAGGGAGACGAAATCGGAGAGCGTCACGCTTTTTCGTATCGCCGCAACATCCGCCATCTCTCCGATGAGCTCCGTGAGCGCATTGAACGCCCGCCCTTCCTCCGGGTCGCGGCGGATGTGCGTCTGAAGGAGGGAGGTAAAGGCGTCTGCATATGCTTTCGGGTCGTCGGACGGCTTCAAAGACGAGATGTTACCGGCGAGGCGGTTTATGGTTTCCTTTGTGGCCCGGGCGAAGCGGGCGGAGAGCCGCTGTATGCGAAGCGATTGGGGGTCTTGTTCGTCGTCTTCCGAGGGAGGGGGGGGATCGTGCGCCGCAGCCCGCTCCCAAGCGTCTGTAAACGGGGCAAGACCGTGGACGATGCCGGATTCCCTGGC from Candidatus Zymogenaceae bacterium harbors:
- a CDS encoding peptidylprolyl isomerase, producing MKNPTAYVMTVVMLIVSLFVFGCAKKVAEGEGWSISADEFRDMYESLPPEVAPILSTPEGKKQYLENLVMEEILYHEAGKEGILDDPYVMYMAEKAKRSVIIEEYLRRELSKGLVTPSTEDILAFYEENKDAFDNAETIRVRHILVDTQEEAEEILELLNEGESFNDLAREYSICPTGPDGGDLGFFKRGDMIAEFEDAAFALEKPGDISDIVKTKYGYHIIKMEDKDHLLEQYYYDSQDEIIMNHLKKLKEASEYTIYEDNLGYEE
- a CDS encoding DUF2088 domain-containing protein, whose protein sequence is MTHRMSISIPYTAADGPRRLECSLPSSCDIQIFAPSRPKEILSPEKLKNALTLPFQIDRETLIIVNDLDRPTPTEVIFTALADTHPDILSCDVLVATGAHTLSGNPDAVKRAILGKTSSSHTGGFHIHDCRDDPMRTVGVTRRGTEVAVSERLFAHRRIIAIGSVEPHWFAGYTGGRKSLIPGISAFETIRKNHSLASHPASTHMKTDGNPLHEDLEEATRLVIDAHREAGGESITGINAVSHNGDIHALTAAPILDAVDPLRGIVDAVYSTPADRADIVIALAESPMDRDLYQAMKSFENIRCVLNPGGVYLLVAAAPDGVGPPHFSRTLAMGSVPGSLETHLKGAYVLGDHKFINPLEFTQNGGLLLVCSEALASLPEGPAALGFFRAEESFPGAVDAALSHIRAAGLEAPRVSVVRDAVNTVLVY
- a CDS encoding 3-hydroxyacyl-CoA dehydrogenase family protein, which translates into the protein MTFNKVLVVGSGVMGPGIALSFAQGGVDVALTDTDTHALSEGKRTIEEALELFEQQGFVDPADVPDVMKRIEFSRDLQSAAVGADLAVEAVTENPEIKEAVFRELDTLLSPEAVIGSNTSSFPVPQMYPDIRPGRLIIMHYFNPAHIMPLVEIVKTPDTPDDVISALRSFYAKIGKYVVVLNKFLPGFLVNRIQVAVMREALYLLEQGLAEPEEMDTAFKCCSALRGVVHGPLEHMDMVGLDTIAAASGVIFPLISNETQAPAILTEKVNAGKLGFKGDGGFYSYPEHIKEEHRKKRDRALLDELKLFRALVSRGDIMIRE
- the asnS gene encoding asparagine--tRNA ligase, producing the protein MTRQIITTKDFGGHIGERRAIRGWLMNTRGSGQVAFLIVRDAAGIVQCVMENDQVGDDLFDRARHLGQESALYIAGVIREEPRAPGGYELLADEIEVISESTDFPITPKSHGVDFLLSNRHLWLRSRRQLAIMRIRDEVIWAIRSFFRDNGFLLIDSPILTGSIGESAGTLFSTEYFDLGTAYLAQTGQLYLEAAIYAFEKVFCFGPTFRAEKSKTRRHLAEFWMVEGEMAFVDSSGNMDLQEELVSYIVAQVLENRSAELSSLKRDTEPLMRVKPPFHRVSYDEAVDRLKESGSAIEWGKDLGAEDEAILTKQFDRPVFVYDYPKGAKAFYMKRHPERDDLVKCSDLLAPEGYGEIIGGSQREDDYDELLARIREEGLPEEAYGWYLDLRRYGSVIHSGFGLGIERAVAWICGIEHLREAIPFPRMMGRIYP
- a CDS encoding type 1 glutamine amidotransferase, which gives rise to MAKIAAILTDWFEDVEYTKPVSAFREAGHTVVTVGLVAKDDVIGKKEWTKVTVDVSFSDVTPDEFDALLIPGGYSPDKLRAHEGPVAFVRAFMEAGKPVFSICHAPQILITAKTLEGRHVTGYKSIVQDIINAGARYEDKEVIVDGNLVTSRQPSDLPAFIWESLKLLDS
- a CDS encoding UvrD-helicase domain-containing protein, translated to MTDTASKGENRVVIAGAGSGKTTRLIGEIIALATERKIPLERIAAITFTEAAAAEIKERLRSEIMRRAADDPDGGWNDALISLEQAQISTIHALASRILRENPLEAGIDPNFTVTDDTEGRILDDEIWNEWTGRVFAGGGAHDEQVVTLIKYLGVSGMKLFAETLAKRPDKLEQYREHRRESAQEDEERRRLDLLHSLAEEMGAYLQDADDEDKLLNHCRFLSDILKRESLEEIWDAFSQAPIQKKGGSKKKWRDEGTFQRAMDLRSDAVDEIKKIPEFLALMDEDSLVGVGVEVLSDYVAFRAAERNRRGALTYFDLLFQAYLLVRDNMAVRNRYQRLFECILVDEFQDTDPIQTKLILLLAERSPVAKRPEDAVPGPGRLFIVGDPQQSIYGFTDADIGLFYQTMKRIEDSGGVVERLEKNYRSQRHLVRFQNLFFEDFISYREESYSVDYQVMNPDRDDVPGAAPPLVEAVDSDAGTDKITTDEVRRLEAAFIARRIQELVVLKNDGAFIRDKKTGITRPPGYGDIAVLLRSLANTSPVYEEALKTENIPYHILGGRGYYQRQEIYDLAHILATAQDPTDRKALVAVLRSPVFGVDDRTIYELKTDDLLDYLTSNPPEPAKEVFRILRELNRIRGDRFVSGLIEEVYRQTDMLEIHAFGPGGPQRVGNLLKIQRIAREREAQARLTLPDFIKTLSHLAESDKDEGEETVADEGQDAVRIMTIHKAKGLEFPVVVLPNLGREIKYKAEDGVYIIEEGGSIRVGVRAAGVRDMTYDTHIKERAKDRYESEEKRLLYVAATRARDRLILIGSPKKSSGFMKDIIDFCSANESEKDVSIHLTELSDDIKSEVSARLRAPQAGEYLEGSVDTSFLDEVRRREAARKEEMRRARERRLFISVTERKSLHEPDEELFVVPPEEGEAAADLSDRARLVGIVVHDALELALFDGSDDPEGLVGRAAASLDDADPEYPSICAESTRLVGAFIASPLYWEISEGAVLGREIPLISIDGDCLLTGRIDLCYRTNEGIVVLDYKTDRIAPEDAERAASRYREQISAYTDAVVRAGAGDGVRVFGVVHFIRTGQSVRIDPS
- a CDS encoding exodeoxyribonuclease V subunit gamma translates to MTRVTFGPFHPKLEGQFLQTLLDLKEDDPFGRILVITPTRALSQRLMSRLARERPFLGVRFTTFLTFAFDVIREAGEALPPVSSRAMTRLLLSDAGAECVDPEGRFADLFRFDGYTDAMISLFSRMTSHLVRPDVEKAAGNVEKVVLDIYSRFRDKKRELSIYDAEDRIHRALEILSGGVPSDARQPTLLYGFYDLNPLQREIVSLLSSRGDLHIFSPAIPEDPSFAYAEDTSRLFTTLSTEPLTILTRDDTQKPPRTSPVPFRMPDGNTTVRIVSASGTAGEAEAAARRILEITEDHPDIPWRHIGVVTLETTDSLHHLEAAFRRYSIPACFDRGFPLSRSPMIAACRTLFGLICERPGRMDVTTLLSSGFFTWPGVDPSDEEWVRDHSHLAEVIARESGIVHGLAPFTDAWERAAAHDPPPPSEDDEQDPQSLRIQRLSARFARATKETINRLAGNISSLKPSDDPKAYADAFTSLLQTHIRRDPEEGRAFNALTELIGEMADVAAIRKSVTLSDFVSLLSGSIEERTLPDDPDTDGVFVSDLLGIRGLSFDVLIVMGMNGQVFPRRKGDDPLLGDATREKLGLPTSRSLYPEDLLLFSLATGAARRELTLVYQRSDDRGRKAIPSIVLEGLMAGGHTDAAAVPESAPRYAALDPTCARYTEKDLRTSSFLVAFQKDLVAPARAVVHTSPSLARGIRALDGRSLFNPFGVYDGLIGPREGLTEACRRLSSRRLETFALCPFRFFMEYVLETGDIEEPELPVDMERTDIGSAYHRILYRLFLSLKREHLLPVTDASLHTAFERLSLIIDDDLTHHMGPIPALVQRARREIIAENLSDALNYEAERTSGGVVPRFFEWRFGFLPYEDNEEATPPLFIETPSGTVEITGKIDRVDVDEEAGVFAVIDYKTRRPSDIGLPTRIRKGLSLQLPLYLVAARDILFSGGLDPFATSHIYMEKPIGKEREERIDLSTSPDIIDAAISHTHRFVEMMHAGVFFPAGVVPERGCRFCEHKNHCRSGPKDIAQIRKDKTLASLGLDTVTQEEEDTDD